Proteins encoded by one window of Roseibium sp. Sym1:
- a CDS encoding transglycosylase domain-containing protein yields the protein MGAALRRVFEGYDAFLRRFRAKGIWRFLAEVSSEGLTYGLAGFIVVLAFAQPAFEATRYADWKTTDDFAVTFLDRFGKEIGRRGIVLNDSVPLEEIPDSMIKATLATEDRRFFSHFGIDFFGTFRAMVENARAGGVVQGGSTLTQQLAKNLFLTNERSLSRKIKEAYLALWLEANLTKQEILKLYLDRAYMGGGVFGVTAASEFYFNKNVRELTLSESAMLAGLFKAPGKYAPHINLPAARARANEVLTNMVQARLLTEGQVIGARRNPALAVDRSQEQLPEYFLDWALDEVKKLARRNPALSRDRIVTVRTTLDPALQRQADLAVETILRENGKLRDASEAALVSMIPDGAVVAMVGGRSYGESQFNRAVNALRQPGSSFKPFVYMTAFMNGYEPESIVSDRPVWIGNWSPKNYNRSYRGPVTLRLALTKSINTIPVRLSLDFGREKIIETAYAMGLTHELENSISLPIGSSEVSVIDMASSYSTFANGGFKAPAYAILEVKNSNGKVLYQRDRDEPAPVRVLPEDKVHQMNDILVNVVEAGTARRARIDGVVAAGKTGTTNAYRDAWFVGYTGNFATAVWFGNDDFSSTRRVTGGSLPAMTWQKYNEFAHNGIELARMPGVDAENLPRLARTAPSRQTDKETETAQPRVLKRRTQDLLLRIGQDLRQLLGRQSARAPVPADTNAVAVQ from the coding sequence ATGGGGGCCGCGCTTCGCCGCGTGTTCGAGGGATATGACGCGTTCTTGCGGCGGTTCCGCGCCAAGGGGATCTGGCGCTTTCTGGCCGAAGTCTCTTCCGAGGGGCTGACCTATGGCCTGGCGGGTTTCATCGTCGTGCTGGCGTTTGCGCAACCGGCCTTCGAGGCCACGCGCTATGCCGACTGGAAGACCACCGACGACTTCGCCGTGACCTTCCTCGACCGCTTCGGCAAGGAAATCGGCCGCCGTGGCATTGTCCTCAATGACAGCGTGCCGCTGGAGGAAATTCCCGATTCGATGATCAAGGCAACGCTGGCAACGGAAGACCGGCGCTTCTTCAGCCACTTCGGCATCGATTTTTTCGGCACCTTCCGTGCCATGGTGGAAAATGCCCGCGCAGGCGGCGTGGTCCAGGGCGGATCGACCCTGACCCAGCAGCTCGCCAAGAACCTCTTCCTCACCAATGAGCGCAGCCTCAGCCGCAAGATCAAGGAGGCCTATCTGGCGCTCTGGCTGGAAGCCAACCTGACGAAGCAGGAAATCCTGAAACTCTATCTGGACCGCGCCTATATGGGCGGCGGCGTCTTCGGCGTGACCGCCGCCTCGGAGTTCTATTTCAACAAGAACGTGCGCGAACTGACCCTGTCCGAAAGCGCCATGCTGGCCGGCCTGTTCAAGGCTCCGGGCAAATATGCGCCGCATATCAACCTGCCTGCGGCGCGAGCCCGTGCCAACGAGGTGCTGACCAACATGGTCCAGGCACGCCTGCTGACCGAGGGCCAGGTGATCGGCGCCCGCCGCAATCCCGCGTTGGCGGTTGACCGCTCGCAGGAGCAGCTTCCGGAATATTTCCTCGACTGGGCACTCGACGAGGTGAAGAAACTCGCGCGGCGCAACCCCGCGCTGTCCCGGGACCGCATCGTCACCGTGCGCACCACGCTCGACCCTGCCTTGCAGCGGCAGGCGGATCTTGCCGTTGAAACGATCCTCAGGGAAAACGGCAAGCTGCGCGATGCCAGCGAAGCCGCGCTGGTCTCCATGATTCCCGACGGCGCCGTGGTCGCAATGGTCGGTGGCCGATCCTACGGCGAGAGCCAGTTCAACCGGGCCGTGAATGCCCTGCGCCAGCCGGGCTCTTCCTTCAAACCCTTTGTCTACATGACGGCCTTCATGAACGGATACGAGCCCGAGAGCATCGTTTCGGACAGGCCTGTGTGGATCGGGAACTGGTCGCCGAAGAACTACAACAGGAGTTACCGCGGCCCGGTCACGCTGAGACTTGCGCTGACCAAATCGATCAACACGATCCCGGTGCGCCTGTCGCTGGATTTCGGCCGCGAGAAGATCATCGAGACCGCCTATGCCATGGGCCTCACCCACGAGCTGGAAAATTCGATTTCCCTGCCGATCGGCTCGTCGGAGGTTTCCGTCATCGACATGGCCTCGTCCTATTCCACTTTCGCCAATGGCGGCTTCAAGGCCCCCGCCTATGCCATCCTTGAAGTCAAGAACAGCAACGGCAAGGTGCTCTACCAGCGCGACCGCGATGAACCTGCACCGGTGCGTGTGCTGCCGGAGGACAAGGTCCACCAGATGAATGATATCCTGGTCAACGTGGTCGAGGCCGGAACGGCCCGCAGGGCGCGGATCGATGGCGTTGTCGCTGCCGGCAAGACCGGCACCACCAATGCCTACCGCGACGCCTGGTTCGTTGGCTATACCGGCAATTTCGCGACTGCCGTCTGGTTCGGCAATGACGATTTCTCATCGACGCGGCGGGTCACGGGTGGCAGTTTGCCCGCCATGACCTGGCAAAAATACAACGAGTTTGCGCACAACGGCATCGAACTCGCGCGCATGCCGGGTGTCGACGCGGAGAACCTGCCACGCCTGGCACGTACGGCCCCGTCCCGGCAGACCGACAAGGAAACGGAAACGGCACAGCCGCGCGTCCTGAAACGGCGCACCCAGGACCTCCTGCTCCGAATCGGCCAGGACCTGCGACAGCTGCTGGGACGGCAAAGCGCCCGCGCGCCGGTCCCGGCCGACACCAACGCCGTGGCGGTGCAATGA
- a CDS encoding YceI family protein, whose translation MISTQSRPIGIKRLLRASFTAVAGLLAVAAVPLQATAGPLTGTYTLSPANVDTGFSVKVLGGRPVTGEFKTVSGKMILDQSRPENSRVSVKVDLTSVHTNNDKVTGFLKSAAMFDVAKYPVATFKSTRVRITGANSADVEGVLTLRGQTKRTKLSVKLTGTKGNGRVGFEVSGGFFRSFYGMKAGQPLYADKVNLKISGTGRRS comes from the coding sequence ATGATCAGTACCCAATCCCGACCCATTGGCATCAAACGCCTGCTCAGGGCATCCTTCACCGCCGTTGCCGGCCTGCTTGCCGTCGCCGCAGTCCCCCTGCAAGCGACAGCCGGCCCGCTGACTGGCACCTACACGCTCTCCCCGGCGAATGTCGATACCGGCTTTTCCGTCAAGGTGCTTGGCGGTCGTCCGGTCACAGGCGAGTTCAAGACCGTGTCCGGCAAGATGATCCTCGATCAGTCCAGACCCGAAAATAGCCGGGTCAGCGTCAAGGTCGACCTCACAAGCGTTCACACCAACAACGACAAGGTCACCGGTTTCCTGAAGAGCGCGGCCATGTTCGACGTCGCCAAATACCCGGTCGCGACCTTCAAGAGCACACGCGTGCGCATCACCGGTGCCAACAGCGCGGATGTCGAAGGTGTTCTCACCCTGCGCGGCCAGACCAAACGCACCAAGCTTTCCGTCAAGCTCACCGGCACCAAGGGTAACGGCCGCGTCGGCTTTGAGGTTTCAGGTGGCTTCTTCAGAAGTTTTTACGGCATGAAGGCCGGCCAGCCGCTCTATGCGGACAAGGTCAACCTGAAGATCAGCGGGACCGGTCGCCGAAGCTGA
- a CDS encoding P1 family peptidase has translation MIGQRNLITDVPGLKVGNASDQDLKSGATVLVPDEAAVTSVAIHGGAPGTREIALLEPEQTVDRIDAIVLAGGSAFGLDAGAGVQGRLAELGYGFQVGPVRVPIVPTAILFDLLNGGDKSWGQAAPYRDLGRSALDAIGHDFALGSVGAGTGATTANLKGGLGSASQVLDNGITVGAIVAVNALGRATVGDTAHFWAAPFEVGTEFGGRGPAHPLPADCTTVRTKLDGLKAGANTTIAAVATDAVLTKGEAKRLAVMAHDGLARALWPAHTPLDGDLVFALSTGQRALENGLEDMVQLGASAASCLARAIARGIYHATPAAEDPLPTWQQRFGS, from the coding sequence ATGATCGGCCAACGCAATCTGATTACCGATGTCCCCGGCCTGAAGGTCGGCAATGCATCCGATCAGGACCTGAAATCCGGTGCGACCGTGCTGGTTCCCGATGAAGCGGCCGTGACGTCCGTTGCCATTCACGGCGGTGCTCCGGGAACCCGTGAAATCGCTCTGCTCGAGCCCGAGCAGACCGTCGACCGGATTGACGCGATTGTCCTGGCGGGCGGTTCGGCCTTTGGTTTGGACGCCGGCGCCGGAGTCCAGGGACGCCTTGCCGAACTGGGTTACGGTTTCCAGGTTGGTCCGGTCCGCGTCCCGATCGTGCCGACCGCCATCCTGTTCGATCTTCTGAACGGCGGTGACAAGAGCTGGGGTCAGGCGGCGCCCTATCGCGATCTCGGACGATCGGCGCTGGACGCCATCGGCCACGATTTTGCGCTCGGCTCGGTCGGTGCCGGAACGGGGGCGACGACCGCCAACCTGAAGGGCGGGCTCGGCTCCGCCTCGCAGGTCCTGGACAACGGCATAACGGTCGGCGCCATCGTCGCCGTCAACGCCCTCGGGCGGGCCACGGTCGGCGACACCGCGCATTTCTGGGCCGCCCCGTTCGAGGTCGGAACGGAATTCGGAGGCCGCGGCCCGGCACATCCACTGCCGGCCGACTGCACCACGGTGCGTACCAAGCTGGACGGGTTGAAAGCGGGCGCAAATACCACGATTGCCGCCGTTGCGACCGATGCGGTGCTGACCAAGGGAGAAGCCAAGCGCCTTGCCGTCATGGCCCATGATGGTCTTGCCCGGGCACTTTGGCCGGCGCACACACCGCTGGACGGAGACCTGGTCTTTGCCCTGTCGACAGGCCAGCGTGCGCTTGAAAACGGACTGGAAGACATGGTCCAGCTCGGCGCCTCGGCCGCCTCCTGCCTTGCACGGGCGATCGCCAGGGGAATCTATCACGCGACTCCGGCGGCCGAAGACCCGTTGCCGACCTGGCAGCAGCGCTTCGGAAGCTGA
- a CDS encoding NAD(P)H-dependent oxidoreductase — MTRILVLDGHPADGAFCGALAKAYAGQATDKGHDVRLRHLSAMAFDPDFGVSSFRDAKPLEPDLEAIWEDIGWCQHFVVAHPLWWGGMPAKLKGLFDRILLPGAAFKYVSGKPLPEKLLKGRTAEVLVTSDTPGWYFRWIYGSGVRKQTEKQILDFCGLKPKGYHMFSPIRGSDDNGRTKMLARAAGLGARA; from the coding sequence ATGACACGCATACTTGTCCTGGACGGACATCCAGCCGATGGCGCGTTCTGCGGTGCCCTCGCCAAGGCTTACGCAGGCCAGGCAACGGATAAAGGGCACGATGTCAGGCTCCGGCACCTGTCGGCCATGGCATTCGATCCCGATTTCGGCGTCTCGAGTTTCAGGGATGCCAAACCGCTGGAACCGGATCTTGAAGCGATCTGGGAGGATATCGGATGGTGCCAGCATTTCGTCGTGGCGCATCCGTTGTGGTGGGGGGGCATGCCGGCCAAGCTGAAAGGCCTTTTCGACAGGATTCTGTTGCCCGGGGCCGCATTCAAGTATGTCAGCGGCAAACCCCTGCCGGAGAAGCTGCTCAAGGGGCGCACGGCGGAGGTTCTCGTGACTTCCGATACGCCCGGCTGGTATTTCCGCTGGATATACGGTTCAGGCGTCAGAAAGCAGACCGAGAAGCAGATCCTCGACTTTTGCGGCCTGAAACCGAAGGGCTATCACATGTTCTCGCCCATTCGCGGATCGGACGACAACGGACGGACAAAGATGCTTGCCCGTGCGGCTGGTCTCGGAGCGCGCGCGTGA
- a CDS encoding branched-chain amino acid ABC transporter substrate-binding protein produces the protein MIIHKLAASLGLLAACVSSAPAMADIHIAVAGPMDGQFGAFGEQMLAGAAQAVADINAAGGVNGQELILEAVDDGCEAEQAVAVANQLIGKGVVFVAGHFCFGASVPASEVYAQAGIVQISPATTLPKFTDERAGRGVFRLAPRDDQQAEVAGRYLAGNHAGERIALLHDKTAYGKGLVDAVKSVMNGLGTSESMSLGFDAGKDDYRDLVTQLALENVSVVYLGGYHPEAGLIRLEMERQGLEAALISGDALMTDEFWSVAGPAGEGTLLTYPEIPRQMPSAQKVVAALEEAGLPAERYALTTYAAVQTWARAAENAGSTTLKNVAAELETGVFETVLGSISFDDKGDAGVPAYVWFEWRDGAPQRR, from the coding sequence ATGATCATTCACAAACTTGCAGCCAGCCTGGGCCTATTGGCTGCCTGTGTTTCTTCTGCTCCTGCCATGGCCGACATTCATATCGCTGTTGCCGGACCCATGGACGGGCAGTTCGGCGCCTTTGGCGAACAAATGCTTGCGGGAGCCGCACAGGCCGTTGCCGATATCAACGCGGCCGGCGGTGTCAACGGTCAGGAACTCATCCTGGAAGCGGTCGACGACGGTTGTGAAGCGGAACAGGCGGTCGCCGTCGCCAACCAGCTGATCGGCAAGGGGGTCGTCTTCGTCGCCGGGCATTTCTGCTTTGGTGCCTCCGTTCCCGCGAGCGAGGTTTACGCGCAGGCGGGCATCGTCCAGATTTCGCCGGCGACGACCTTGCCGAAATTTACCGACGAACGCGCCGGTCGGGGCGTGTTTCGCCTGGCGCCGCGCGATGATCAGCAGGCCGAGGTTGCCGGACGATATCTGGCCGGGAATCATGCCGGCGAACGCATCGCCCTCCTTCATGACAAGACCGCCTACGGCAAGGGACTTGTCGATGCGGTCAAATCGGTGATGAACGGTCTTGGAACCAGCGAAAGCATGTCGCTCGGATTTGACGCCGGCAAGGACGACTACCGTGATCTGGTGACACAGCTCGCTCTTGAGAATGTCAGTGTGGTCTATCTTGGCGGGTATCATCCCGAGGCGGGTTTGATCAGGCTGGAAATGGAGCGTCAGGGGCTTGAGGCGGCCTTGATTTCCGGCGATGCGCTGATGACGGACGAGTTCTGGTCGGTGGCCGGACCGGCGGGCGAAGGGACCTTGCTGACCTATCCCGAAATTCCGCGCCAGATGCCATCGGCCCAAAAGGTGGTTGCCGCGCTTGAGGAAGCCGGGTTGCCGGCGGAACGGTATGCGCTGACCACCTACGCGGCGGTCCAGACATGGGCCAGGGCGGCCGAAAATGCGGGCAGCACCACGTTGAAGAACGTGGCCGCCGAGCTTGAGACAGGCGTCTTCGAGACTGTCCTTGGCTCGATCTCCTTTGATGACAAGGGCGATGCCGGTGTACCTGCCTATGTCTGGTTCGAGTGGCGTGACGGTGCTCCCCAGCGCCGATAG
- a CDS encoding TetR/AcrR family transcriptional regulator produces MTRKPQQRSIATRARLLAAARDLSQKHGLELVTADAIAKEAGVAKGTVFAHFGDMDGLLSHVLLDRLNALRATAAVDTGQAEHIADPVGLVTRRMMALVSVITDSPTILRLFLDNIGVTKPNCAEEFVATLDGLDADLADFLTVWQQSPTLQPRLRRDRQPAELVDGLIAFMIHGAILLKSHQLTDPKSLEARLRRHVEAFLISDG; encoded by the coding sequence ATGACACGCAAACCACAGCAACGCAGCATTGCCACGCGCGCACGATTGCTGGCGGCAGCCCGTGATCTCAGTCAGAAGCATGGCTTGGAACTGGTCACCGCCGACGCGATTGCCAAAGAGGCCGGCGTGGCCAAGGGCACGGTGTTTGCGCATTTTGGCGACATGGACGGGCTGTTGTCCCACGTTCTGCTCGACCGGCTGAACGCCCTGCGCGCGACAGCCGCGGTGGATACAGGCCAGGCCGAACACATCGCCGATCCGGTCGGCCTGGTCACCCGGCGCATGATGGCCCTTGTGTCCGTGATCACCGACAGTCCGACAATCCTGCGGTTGTTCCTGGACAACATCGGCGTCACCAAACCGAATTGTGCCGAAGAGTTCGTCGCCACGCTTGACGGACTGGACGCGGACCTGGCGGATTTCCTCACGGTCTGGCAGCAATCACCGACGCTGCAGCCTCGCCTGCGCCGGGACAGGCAGCCGGCAGAACTGGTCGACGGGCTGATTGCCTTCATGATCCATGGAGCCATTCTGCTGAAAAGCCACCAATTGACGGACCCCAAGTCCCTGGAGGCGCGCCTGCGCCGGCATGTGGAAGCCTTCCTGATTTCGGACGGCTGA
- a CDS encoding DUF1214 domain-containing protein: protein MSETSLRSIHGETNWLDTDLPRAIRPYRSHPLRTLATVTLVVLLAALLGISSAYLIIEREEPLNAVTIGPWHAYPKAGTAEADPYSVAIYTRGAVIPLASGEGLALVARKDSAGHQLDPTCIYRIAGQTPSARLWTLTAVDGHGRLVDTLPGRVNLASDTLLRAPDGTFEISAARRPHSGNWLPLAANAKAGDGLRFVLRLYDAPVTTGAALDGVSMPVIDRQGCP from the coding sequence ATGAGCGAAACATCCTTGCGCTCCATCCATGGCGAGACGAACTGGCTCGACACCGATCTGCCGCGGGCAATCCGGCCTTACCGCAGCCATCCCCTGCGCACGCTGGCCACCGTCACGCTGGTGGTGCTGCTGGCAGCTCTTCTGGGTATCAGCTCCGCCTATCTCATCATCGAGCGCGAGGAACCGCTCAATGCGGTGACCATTGGACCCTGGCATGCCTATCCCAAGGCGGGCACGGCCGAAGCCGATCCTTATTCCGTGGCGATCTATACCCGTGGCGCGGTCATTCCACTGGCTTCCGGCGAAGGCCTCGCCCTGGTCGCCCGCAAGGACAGCGCCGGCCACCAGCTGGATCCGACCTGCATCTACCGGATCGCGGGCCAGACCCCGTCCGCGCGGCTGTGGACACTGACCGCGGTCGACGGTCATGGACGGCTCGTCGACACCCTGCCCGGCCGGGTCAACCTTGCAAGCGACACGCTGTTGCGCGCGCCGGACGGAACCTTCGAAATCAGCGCGGCGCGCCGACCACACTCGGGCAACTGGCTGCCGCTGGCTGCCAATGCCAAGGCCGGCGACGGCCTGCGTTTTGTTCTGAGGCTGTATGACGCTCCGGTCACGACCGGCGCCGCTCTGGACGGTGTCAGCATGCCGGTGATCGACAGGCAGGGCTGCCCATGA
- a CDS encoding flavin reductase, with protein sequence MSSSPPDPKEQDRLPLDTTSFREAMSRIAAAVHVVTTDGPAGRMGATVSAACSVSDNPPSILICLNREIRIHDAVLENRCFCLNTLSDDHEAISDSFAGRDKLEMPDRFAKGQWTELATGCPALDSARLSVDCEVHTVMEMGTHSIIVGTVADLRMTDPGKSLLYVRRGYKSLDT encoded by the coding sequence ATGTCCTCTTCCCCGCCGGATCCGAAAGAACAGGACAGGCTGCCGCTGGACACCACGAGCTTTCGCGAGGCCATGAGCCGCATTGCCGCCGCGGTTCATGTTGTGACCACCGACGGACCGGCCGGACGCATGGGCGCAACCGTCTCCGCCGCCTGTTCGGTCAGCGACAACCCGCCCAGCATTCTCATTTGCCTCAATCGTGAAATCCGCATTCACGACGCGGTTCTCGAAAACCGCTGTTTTTGCCTCAACACCCTGAGCGACGATCACGAGGCAATTTCCGATTCCTTCGCCGGACGCGACAAGCTGGAGATGCCCGACCGGTTCGCCAAGGGTCAGTGGACGGAACTCGCCACCGGCTGCCCTGCCCTCGACAGCGCGCGGCTCAGCGTCGATTGCGAAGTTCACACGGTCATGGAGATGGGCACGCATTCCATCATCGTCGGCACCGTTGCCGATCTGCGCATGACCGATCCGGGCAAATCCCTGCTTTACGTCAGGCGCGGCTACAAAAGCCTCGACACCTGA
- a CDS encoding YcgN family cysteine cluster protein, translating to MSANDNAEALPFWKTKTLDDMSGAEWESLCDGCARCCLNKLEDWDTGEIVWTDVACTLLDGDSCRCRDYANRAKTVPDCIQLTPKEVRTLSWLPPTCAYRLVSENRDLYWWHPLVSGDPETVHQAGISVRGRTVPEDGMALEDYEHHVVSWPGESPD from the coding sequence ATGAGCGCAAACGACAATGCGGAGGCGCTTCCTTTCTGGAAGACGAAGACGCTGGACGACATGAGCGGTGCGGAATGGGAATCGCTGTGCGACGGCTGTGCCCGGTGCTGCCTGAACAAGCTGGAAGACTGGGACACGGGCGAGATCGTGTGGACCGATGTCGCCTGCACGCTTCTGGATGGCGACAGCTGCCGCTGCCGGGACTATGCCAATCGCGCAAAAACCGTGCCCGATTGCATTCAGTTGACGCCGAAAGAGGTCAGAACACTTTCCTGGCTTCCGCCCACTTGCGCCTACCGCCTCGTGTCGGAGAACCGGGACCTTTACTGGTGGCATCCGCTGGTTTCAGGGGATCCGGAAACGGTCCATCAGGCCGGCATATCGGTCCGCGGCCGAACGGTGCCGGAGGACGGGATGGCCCTGGAAGACTACGAGCACCACGTGGTCTCCTGGCCGGGCGAGAGTCCCGACTAG
- a CDS encoding L,D-transpeptidase, with translation MRPAILLRVLLPTFALLSCLVASEPADAAELVGFADNRFRPGTIVIRNSEKQLYLVLRGNRAIRYRVAVGKRRKSWTGQAFITAKYIKPDWAPSAEVRRDHPHLPTLIKGGAPNNPMGVAAMTLSNGNYAIHGTNRPGSIGRAVSYGCIRMANHDIKDLFQRVNVRTPVVALP, from the coding sequence ATGCGTCCGGCCATATTGTTGCGCGTTCTCCTGCCGACATTTGCATTGCTGAGTTGCCTTGTGGCCAGCGAGCCTGCGGATGCGGCCGAGCTGGTCGGTTTCGCCGATAACCGGTTCCGGCCCGGCACCATCGTCATCAGGAATTCCGAAAAGCAGCTTTACCTGGTCCTGCGCGGCAACAGGGCAATCCGCTACAGGGTGGCGGTTGGCAAACGCCGGAAATCGTGGACCGGGCAAGCTTTCATCACGGCCAAATACATCAAGCCGGATTGGGCGCCCTCGGCAGAAGTCCGCCGGGATCACCCGCATTTGCCTACCTTGATCAAGGGGGGCGCGCCGAACAATCCCATGGGCGTGGCCGCCATGACGCTTTCAAACGGCAATTATGCCATCCATGGCACCAACAGGCCGGGCTCCATCGGACGCGCCGTGTCCTATGGCTGCATCCGCATGGCCAATCACGACATCAAGGACCTGTTTCAACGGGTGAATGTCAGAACGCCCGTTGTGGCGCTTCCCTGA
- a CDS encoding transglycosylase SLT domain-containing protein, whose translation MQPRRRAISVHAVHLAFLLLAAGILVASGATVKAMGTGLEKVLEDKLRDPFDGDFDALIKRGYIRVLIPFSKTGYFIDKGVQRGSAVDLMTEFDKHLHKLHGKKVRDAKLVLIPTPRHRLFSDLSQGRGDIALGNLTITRDRQDLVSFSAPLLTQVHEVPVTSDTVDTISSPQALSGKSITVRKSASYFQSLKSLNETLKKAGKAPVEIVPADEQLEDDDLLEMVSAGAVETVIVDRHKADLWLQVLDGLKIHPDAAVRTDGEIAIAVRKAAPKLLEQVNGFAATVKKGTLLGNILFKRYLKEATYLKDMRKKDYQSALAHFRGIFQKYGTEYGVDWLLIAAQSFQESRFDPKARSNAGAVGLMQIKPATAAGSPINIDGIDADADKNVHAGVKYLRFLADHYFPGLKTKEANQAFFALAAYNAGPSRFERLREKARKHGYDPDKWFGNVEWIVASEIGRQPVDYVGNIYQYYLVFSNEHKHRQAVADGAAAGK comes from the coding sequence ATGCAGCCGCGCCGCAGAGCAATATCCGTCCACGCCGTTCACCTCGCCTTCTTGCTTCTCGCCGCGGGGATCCTCGTTGCAAGCGGCGCAACTGTAAAGGCCATGGGCACCGGGCTGGAAAAAGTCCTGGAAGACAAGCTGCGTGATCCCTTTGACGGCGATTTCGACGCCTTGATCAAACGGGGCTATATCCGGGTCCTGATCCCGTTCTCGAAAACCGGCTATTTCATCGACAAGGGTGTGCAGCGTGGCAGCGCCGTCGATCTGATGACGGAGTTCGACAAGCATCTGCACAAGCTGCATGGAAAAAAGGTCCGCGATGCCAAGCTTGTCCTGATCCCCACCCCCCGGCACCGCCTGTTCAGCGATCTGTCGCAAGGACGCGGCGATATCGCTCTCGGCAACCTGACCATCACCAGGGACCGCCAGGACCTCGTGTCCTTTTCCGCTCCGTTGCTGACGCAGGTTCACGAAGTTCCCGTTACCTCCGACACGGTCGACACGATATCCTCTCCGCAGGCGCTGTCGGGAAAAAGCATCACCGTGCGCAAGTCGGCCTCCTATTTTCAAAGCCTCAAGTCCCTGAACGAAACACTGAAAAAGGCCGGCAAGGCACCCGTTGAAATTGTCCCGGCCGACGAACAGCTGGAAGACGACGATCTGCTGGAAATGGTATCGGCGGGAGCCGTCGAGACCGTCATTGTCGACCGGCACAAGGCAGACTTGTGGCTGCAGGTGCTGGACGGGCTGAAAATCCACCCCGATGCAGCGGTTCGTACGGACGGTGAAATCGCGATCGCCGTGCGCAAGGCCGCGCCGAAACTCCTTGAGCAGGTCAACGGTTTTGCGGCCACGGTCAAAAAAGGCACACTGTTGGGCAATATCCTGTTCAAGCGGTACCTGAAGGAAGCCACCTACCTGAAGGACATGCGCAAGAAGGACTACCAGAGCGCGCTTGCCCACTTTCGCGGGATCTTCCAGAAATACGGCACAGAATACGGCGTCGACTGGCTGCTGATCGCCGCCCAGAGTTTCCAGGAATCACGGTTTGATCCGAAGGCGCGCAGCAATGCGGGTGCCGTCGGACTGATGCAGATCAAGCCTGCAACCGCCGCCGGCAGCCCGATCAATATCGACGGGATCGATGCGGACGCGGACAAGAATGTCCATGCCGGCGTCAAGTACCTGCGTTTTCTGGCAGACCACTATTTTCCGGGATTGAAAACCAAGGAAGCCAATCAGGCGTTTTTCGCCCTGGCCGCCTACAACGCCGGGCCCAGCCGCTTCGAACGGCTGCGCGAGAAAGCCCGCAAACACGGATATGATCCGGACAAATGGTTCGGCAACGTGGAATGGATTGTTGCCTCCGAGATCGGCCGGCAGCCGGTCGACTACGTCGGCAACATCTATCAGTATTATCTTGTCTTTTCGAACGAGCACAAACACCGGCAGGCCGTTGCCGACGGGGCGGCGGCAGGGAAATAG
- a CDS encoding DUF1254 domain-containing protein, whose protein sequence is MTLSPRFSMTVGLLATLCLAAIIHILVVLAIPKNIQHSAYDNVASHGPDRQFNLLPDVRPGAEALPDLDPAMKHAACRFQLADGPVLFDASIPVPFWSIGLFNAAGEAVYSLNNRTAGAERLSMLVLTTQQLSILRENPPENLEDLIVIETEAPISGFALLRAYVPHASRAGTVDQALKSASCGGI, encoded by the coding sequence ATGACGCTGTCGCCACGCTTTTCCATGACGGTCGGCCTGCTGGCAACACTGTGCCTGGCGGCGATCATCCACATCCTGGTCGTGCTCGCGATCCCGAAAAACATTCAGCACAGTGCCTATGACAATGTCGCCAGCCACGGGCCCGACCGGCAGTTCAACCTTCTGCCGGATGTCCGTCCTGGTGCGGAGGCGCTTCCCGACCTCGACCCTGCCATGAAACATGCCGCCTGCCGCTTTCAGCTTGCGGACGGACCGGTCCTCTTCGATGCCAGCATACCGGTTCCGTTTTGGTCCATTGGCCTGTTCAACGCGGCCGGCGAGGCCGTCTACAGCCTCAACAACCGCACCGCCGGCGCGGAACGCCTGTCCATGCTGGTCCTGACAACGCAACAGCTGTCCATCCTGCGTGAAAATCCGCCGGAGAACCTGGAAGACCTGATCGTGATCGAAACGGAAGCGCCGATCAGCGGTTTTGCACTCCTCAGGGCCTATGTGCCGCACGCCTCCCGTGCCGGCACTGTCGATCAGGCACTCAAGTCGGCCAGCTGCGGCGGTATCTGA